The following are encoded together in the Arcticibacterium luteifluviistationis genome:
- a CDS encoding histone H1, whose protein sequence is MDKFQELSDLVASMQDDFDKFYDKKNKAAGTRVRKGMQDLAVFAKATRSEVQEMKNSGM, encoded by the coding sequence ATGGACAAATTTCAGGAACTATCGGACCTAGTAGCATCTATGCAAGATGATTTTGACAAGTTTTATGACAAGAAAAACAAAGCTGCTGGCACAAGAGTAAGAAAAGGAATGCAAGACTTAGCTGTATTTGCTAAAGCTACAAGAAGTGAAGTACAAGAGATGAAAAACTCTGGAATGTAA
- a CDS encoding MaoC family dehydratase has translation MESKKIPVGSEYKFIFSFNQQQVNDFAELTGDHNPIHTDPEYAAQSRFGKCIIHGHLGSSVFTRFLGMNEPGGPGSIYLKQETEYLRPMFVDKEYEVVFRVMNIREGKHIAEIATEVYDPETKKITIRGTGTLKNTELY, from the coding sequence ATGGAATCTAAGAAAATCCCTGTAGGGTCCGAATATAAATTTATTTTCAGCTTTAATCAGCAACAAGTAAACGATTTTGCTGAGTTAACAGGCGATCATAACCCTATTCATACAGACCCTGAATATGCGGCCCAATCTCGTTTTGGTAAGTGTATCATTCATGGTCATTTAGGTAGCAGTGTTTTTACTCGTTTTTTAGGAATGAATGAGCCTGGTGGTCCTGGTTCTATTTACCTTAAACAAGAAACAGAGTACCTGAGACCTATGTTTGTGGACAAGGAGTACGAAGTGGTGTTTAGAGTAATGAACATCCGAGAAGGTAAACATATAGCTGAAATTGCTACGGAGGTTTATGACCCTGAAACTAAAAAAATAACCATTAGAGGTACTGGAACCTTGAAAAATACAGAATTATACTAA
- a CDS encoding diacylglycerol/lipid kinase family protein gives MPKQDILFVINPNSGTDRKKNTLEKSISTHLAAEKFTPIIEYTKRPLHAKEIVQYYVEKGIKEIVAVGGDGTINEIASQLIGTDVILNLISKGSGNGLARHLGIFENEKACIERINKGEVTEIDTGLINNIPFLCTAGLGFDAYGAEKFGQMEGRGLKNYIRAGLSSYFQYKPLIIELEGVSHKVFSVTFGNASQFGNDAFITPSASITDGLLDCCIVKEHPKSAVFGLTQKLFNRKIETSKYVEYHRAKSFLLKAEEPVLIHYDGEPMQLESTEIKVEIRPKSLKIKI, from the coding sequence TTGCCTAAACAAGACATACTTTTTGTAATTAATCCGAATTCTGGGACGGATAGAAAAAAAAACACCTTAGAAAAAAGCATAAGTACTCACTTAGCAGCTGAGAAGTTTACTCCTATTATAGAATATACAAAAAGGCCGCTTCACGCCAAAGAGATAGTTCAATACTATGTAGAAAAAGGCATTAAAGAAATAGTAGCCGTAGGTGGAGACGGAACTATTAATGAGATAGCCAGTCAATTGATTGGAACGGATGTAATACTAAACTTAATATCTAAAGGTTCTGGAAATGGCTTAGCTAGACATTTGGGCATTTTTGAAAATGAGAAGGCCTGTATTGAACGTATTAACAAAGGCGAAGTAACTGAAATAGACACGGGATTGATAAACAACATTCCTTTTTTATGCACCGCAGGTTTAGGTTTTGATGCCTATGGAGCCGAAAAGTTTGGCCAGATGGAAGGACGCGGTTTAAAAAACTATATTCGAGCAGGGCTCTCCTCCTATTTTCAATATAAACCTCTTATAATTGAACTTGAAGGAGTTTCACATAAAGTATTCTCAGTCACCTTTGGCAATGCTTCTCAATTTGGCAACGATGCCTTTATTACACCATCTGCCAGCATAACAGACGGGCTTCTAGATTGCTGCATTGTGAAAGAACATCCAAAAAGTGCGGTCTTTGGTTTGACTCAGAAATTATTTAATCGTAAAATTGAAACTTCTAAGTATGTTGAGTACCATAGAGCGAAGTCATTTTTGCTAAAAGCTGAAGAACCAGTCCTTATTCACTATGACGGCGAGCCTATGCAATTAGAAAGCACTGAAATTAAGGTAGAAATAAGACCTAAATCCTTGAAAATTAAGATATGA
- a CDS encoding translation initiation factor: MSNKSKKRSGVVYSTNPDYKYDEGNADLFKTDKDSQKLKVWLDRKGGNKVVTRVADFEGNDFELAVLKKKLQSACGTGGAVKDGEILIQGDHREKVVNLLIAEGYAAKKAGG; this comes from the coding sequence ATGAGTAATAAAAGCAAGAAAAGAAGTGGTGTGGTATACTCTACCAACCCCGATTATAAATACGACGAGGGCAATGCTGACCTTTTCAAAACAGATAAAGACAGCCAGAAATTGAAAGTTTGGCTTGATAGAAAAGGTGGCAATAAAGTAGTTACCCGTGTTGCTGATTTTGAAGGAAACGATTTTGAATTAGCCGTTTTGAAAAAGAAGCTTCAAAGTGCCTGCGGTACAGGTGGAGCGGTGAAAGATGGTGAAATATTGATTCAGGGAGACCACAGAGAAAAAGTGGTAAACCTCTTGATTGCTGAAGGGTATGCAGCAAAAAAAGCAGGAGGTTAA